GGTCGACCGAGACCGCGCGGCCGGGCTCGCCACGGAAGGCGGCGCAGGTCTCCGCGACGAGGGTCGCGCCCGGCTCGATCACGACCGCGAGGGAACCGGTGTGCAGCAGGGTGACCTCGGGCTCCAGCGGGAACGCGACCGGATCCCAGGCGGTGAGGAAGTCGTAGTCGGCAGCGCCCGTCCCCGGGTCGAGGTGGGCCAGCGCGATCATCGTCCGCCCCGAGGCGTCGGGCGCGCGGCGCACCCGCAGTCCGGCGGCGGCGAGGTGCTCCGCGACCAGGCCCCCGGGGGCGTCCTCGCCCCAGCTGGTCAGCAGGGTGACCGGCCGGTCCAGCCGCCGCAGCCCGAGCGCGACGTTCGCGGGGCTGCCCCCGGCGTGGGCGCTGAGCGTCGTGGCCCCGTTGGGCCAGACGAGATCGACCAGCGCCTCGCCGATCACCGCGACACTGCGACCGTCCACCGCCATGGCGGGGGCCTCCTTCTGATGACTCGTCGGACCCGTCGACCCCTGCTCAGTGATCGGACGGCGGCTGGGTGATGTGGGCCAGATCGGCGAGCATGGCGTCGATCCGGTCCCGCTCGTCGGTGTAGTACCGCACCGCCCAGCGCAGGGTCAGCGCGGGGAACGTCCACTCCGGCGTCCCCGCGGCGGCCGCCACGTCGGCCTCCGCCTCGGCCCGGCGCTTCTCCGCGGCCGCCCGCTGCGCCACCAGCAACTCCCGCAGCCGCTCGGACTCCTGGAGGTGCCCCAGCCACAGACGCAGCATCGGCCCGTGCTTCAGCACGACCGGCTCGACCGGCGTCTCCCGCGCCCAGGCGCGCAGCGCGTCCTCGCCGGCCGGCGTGATCCGGTACAGCCGCTTGGCGCGGATGTCCCCGGCCACCTCCTCGGAGGCGGTGTACCCGCACGACTCCAGCCGTCTGAGCTCGCTGTAGATCTGACTGTAGGAGGGGCTCCAGTAGAAGAAGCCCAGACTCTGGTCCGCCCACTTCTTGAGGTCGTAGCCGGAGAGCTCCCGCCCGAAGGACAGCAGCCCCAGCACCGCCCAGCTGGTGATCGGCAGAGGGTTCATCCCGGCAGTGTACGTGCTCCGACAAGACGCCTTCCGTTCTTCGGATATGACTGCTAGTCATATACCTGTTAGGCATATCGGAGGCGGAGACGTCAGGTCGGAGGCAACCCGTGAAGTTCTCCATGATCTTCGAGGCGCAACTCGCCCACCCCACCCCCGAACGCGAGCACGCCCTGCTCCACGACAGCGTCGAGCAGGCGGTCCTGGCCGAGGCCGTCGGCTTCGACCGCGTCTGGGCGGTGGAGCACCACTCCCTGCTCCGCTACGCGCACATGAGCGCCTCGGAGATCTTCCTGACCTGGGTCGCCGCGCGCACCTCGCGGATCAGGATCGGCCACGGCGTCGTCACCATGCCCTTCGGCTACCAGCATCCGCTGCGCGTGGCCGAGCGCAGCGCGATGCTGGACGCCCTGTCGGGCGGCCGGGTCGACGTCGGGGCGGGCCGCGGCGCGACGGCCCAGGAGATGGCCATGTTCGGCGTGCGCGCCGAGGACACCTACCCTCAGGTCGAGGAGGCCCTGCGGATCATCGCGGCGGCCTGGTGCAAGGAACAGTTCGAATGGCACGGCTCCCTCGACATCGGCCCCGGCGCGGTCCTCCCCCGCCCCGCCCAACTGCCGCACCCGCCCCTGTTCATGGCCTGCAGCAAGCACGACACGCTGCGCACCGCGGCGGAGTACGGCGTGGGAGCCCTGGTCCTGGGCTTCGCCGGCGCGCAGGACGTCCGCGAGATGCGGGCGGTCTACGACGCCGCCCTGGCCTCACGCGACGGCTCCCGCCTGGTCTCCACCGAGGTCAACGACCACTTCGCGGCGCTCTGCCCGACGATCGTCCTCGACGACGCGGCGGAGGCCTACCGGATCGGCACCCGGGGCCAGCGCTTCTTCGCCGAGTCCATCGCCCACTGGTACGGGGGCGGCCCGGAACCCGCCGAGGACGCCCCCGACGAGGACCACGCGGCGGTGATGGCCACCCACGAACGGCGGTTGGTCGCCGAACTCCACGAGTCCCGGGTCCCGGTCCGTCCCAGCGCGACCGGCACCTTCAACGTCGACCACGCCTACGGCGACGCCGCGACTGCCCTGGCCTACGTGGAGCAGCTCGCCGCCATCGGCGTGGACGAGGTCATCTGCCTCGTCCAAATGGGCACGGTTCCCCAGGAGGCCTGCCTGGAGACCATCCGGCAGTGGGGAGAACACGTCATCCCGCGGTTTCCCGACCGGGGGTGACGTCCGCCGAGGACTCCGTCCGAGGGGGGTTCTGGGCGCGGCGGATGATCCAGGACAGCAACGGAACGCCGATCACGGTGGCCGGAAGCGACTGCCACGTCTCCGGCAGCAGGATGACGCCGCCCGCCGCGAGAGGGACCGTCACCGCAAGGACCAGCAGGAGCAACGGCGGCCGGCGGAGCAGGCGGAGCAGGCGGAGGTTCCTGGCGAACGTCCAGCCGGAGCTGGGCTCTTCGGCGTCCTCGCGTCCCCGTGGACTCATGACGCCATGGTGCCACCGCGGAGCCCGCCCGGAAACGCCCCAGGGGCGCGAGACTCTGCCGATCTGCGCCTCCGGCACACGGGCGCGACACCCCACCGCGAAAGCCGTCCCCGGAAACGCCCCAGGGGCGCGAGGAACGGCGCGACAAGCCACCCACAGGGGGGATGGCCCTCAACGTAAAGGGCCGTCCGTACAGGGTGGTTGCTCGCGCAGTTCCTCGCGCCCCTGGAGGCGGTGCAACTGGGCGGCGAAGCTCAGATCTCGCCGCGGAGCTTGGCGAGGGCCTCGGCGAGGATCGCCTCGCCGTCGGCGTCGCTGCGGCGCTCGCGGACGTAGGCGAGGTGGGTCTTGTAGGGCTCGGTCCGCGGCGGGGCCGGCGGGTTCTCCTCGTCCTGCCCTGCGGGGAACCCGCAGCGCGGGCAGTCCCAGGTCTCGGGGATCTGCGCGTCCGACGCGAAGCTCGGCTTCGTCTCGTGCCCGTTGGCGCACCAGAAGGAGATGCGCAGGCGCGGAGCGGACTCGCCGCGCTCGGCCTCACCCATCGGGCCTGCCCCGACCCTGCTGCCACGGATGGCGTTGCCACTTGCCACGGTCTGACTCCCTGCGTGATGGTGCGGTACTGCGACCGACCCGGTCGGACTCCGCCCGGGCGAAGGTCGTCCTAGTGTACGGAACGCATAAGCGTCGCCCCACACCCCCATCGGTGACGACCGTCACCATGATAGGCGCGGAGGCGACGCTCCGTCAGAACTCCTGACAGCGTCCCGCTGACCTGCGATGTCAGCCGTTCTTGGCCTTCATCAGGAGCGACAGGATGATGATGCAGGCGAACCAGCCCACGCCCATGAAGATGGTGATGCGGTCGAGGTTGCGCTCGGCGACCGCGGAACCGCCACCCGTGGAGGACATACCACCACCGAACATGTCGGAGAGGCCGCCGCCCTTGCCCTTGTGGAGCAGGACCAGAATGATCATCATCACGCTGAAGAAGATCAACGCGATAGAGAAGCCGAGGATCACAGCCGGACCAATCTTTCAGGTGAGTGTCAGCGAGCAGTAAGGCCCAGCACCACGGGGTGCCGGGCCCTACCACCTTAGGCGTGCGACAGCCTACGGGGAAACAGCTGCGCTGGACAGCTCCGACCGAAGCGGTCGGAGGCGATCAGGAAACGCCCTGGTCCCGGTAACGGACGATCCGGACGAACTCCTCCGGGTCCAGCGAGGCGCCGCCGATCAGCGCGCCGTCCACGTCGGGCTTGGCCATGATCCCGGCCGCGTTGCTGCCCTTCACCGAGCCGCCGTAGAGAACGCGCACCTTGTCCGCGACCTCCTGCGAGTACAGCTCGGCCAGCCGCACCCGGATCGCGCCGCAGACCTCCTGCGCGTCCTCGGGGGTGGCCACCTCGCCGGTGCCGATCGCCCAGACGGGCTCGTAGGCGACGACGATCTTCTCGACGTCCTCGGCGGAGACCTCGACGAGCGCGCCGTCGAGCTGGGCCAGGGTGTAGGAGACCTGGTTGCCGGCCTTGCGGACGTCCAGGCCCTCGCCGACGCAGAGGATCGGCACGATGCCGTTCCTGAACGCGGCCTTGACCTTGCCGTTGACGATCTCCTCGTTCTCGCCGTGGTACTGGCGGCGCTCCGAGTGGCCGATCACGGCGTAGGTGCACTTCAGCTTGGACAGCATCGGGCCGGAGATCTCGCCCGTGTACGCGCCGGAGTCCTGCGCGGAGATGTCCTGGGAGCCGTACTTGATCTTCAGCTTGTCGCCGTCGATCAGGGTCTGCACCGAACGCAGGTCGGTGAAGGGCGCGAGGACCGCGACCTCGACCGCGTCGTAGTCCTTGTCGGTGAGCGCGAAGGCGAGCTTCTGGGTGTGGGCGATGGCCTCGAGGTGGTTGAGGTTCATCTTCCAGTTGCCGGCCATGAGCGGCTTGCGAACGTCGGTCATGTCAGTGGTACTCACTTCTCCAGTGCGGCGAGGCCGGGCAGGGTCTTGCCTTCGAGGTACTCGAGGCTGGCGCCGCCACCCGTCGAGATGTGTCCGAACTTGGTCTCGTCGAAGCCCAGCAGGCGCACGGCCGCGGCCGAGTCGCCGCCGCCGACGACGGTGAACGCGTCCGAGTCGAGCAGGCCCTGCGCCACGGCGCGGGTGCCGTCGGCGAAGGCCGGGTGCTCGAAGACGCCCATCGGGCCGTTCCAGAAGACCGTCTTCGCGTCCGCCAGCTTGGCCGCGAACAGCTCCTCGGTCTTCGGGCCGACGTCCAGGCCCATCTTGCCCGCGGGCATGGCGTCCACGCCGACGACCTCGACGTCCTCGACCGGGGCCTTGGCCTTGAGGTCGGGGAAGCTGCCGGATACGCGCGCGTCGACGGGCAGCACGAACTCCACGCCCTCGCGCTCGGCGCGGGCCAGGTACTCCCGGACGACCGGGATCTGGTCCTCCTGCAACAGCGAGCTGCCGACCTCGTGGCCCTGGGCCGCGAGGAAGGTGAACATCATGCCGCCGCCGACCAGGATCCGGTCGGCCTTGCCGAGCAGGTTGTCGATCACGGCGAGCTTGTCGGAGACCTTGGCTCCGCCGAGCACCACGACGTAGGGGCGCTCGACGTCCTCGGTGAGGCGCTTGAGCACGCCCACCTCGGTGCCGATCAGCAGGCCCACCGCGTGCGGCAGCCGGGCCGGCAGGTCGTAGACGGAGGCGTGCTTGCGGTGCACCGCACCGAAGCCGTCGCCGACGTAGAGGTCGGCCAGGGCGGCCAGCCGGTCGGCGAACTCGCCGCGCTCGGCGTCGTCCTTGCTGGTCTC
This genomic interval from Streptacidiphilus rugosus AM-16 contains the following:
- a CDS encoding PfkB family carbohydrate kinase yields the protein MAVDGRSVAVIGEALVDLVWPNGATTLSAHAGGSPANVALGLRRLDRPVTLLTSWGEDAPGGLVAEHLAAAGLRVRRAPDASGRTMIALAHLDPGTGAADYDFLTAWDPVAFPLEPEVTLLHTGSLAVVIEPGATLVAETCAAFRGEPGRAVSVDLNVRPAVQPDRDAYRAAAARVVEAADVVKASDEDLTWLWPDRTPEEAARGLLTLGPRLVVLTRGGAGALALTAGHRAEIPAPRVAVVDTIGAGDAFQSSLLDGLFDAAGIRLPESADELTALLRRCVVAGALACTRPGAQPPTRAELAAALAQS
- a CDS encoding PadR family transcriptional regulator codes for the protein MNPLPITSWAVLGLLSFGRELSGYDLKKWADQSLGFFYWSPSYSQIYSELRRLESCGYTASEEVAGDIRAKRLYRITPAGEDALRAWARETPVEPVVLKHGPMLRLWLGHLQESERLRELLVAQRAAAEKRRAEAEADVAAAAGTPEWTFPALTLRWAVRYYTDERDRIDAMLADLAHITQPPSDH
- the secG gene encoding preprotein translocase subunit SecG — its product is MILGFSIALIFFSVMMIILVLLHKGKGGGLSDMFGGGMSSTGGGSAVAERNLDRITIFMGVGWFACIIILSLLMKAKNG
- a CDS encoding phosphoglycerate kinase, whose protein sequence is MQTIDDLIAGPGVAGKRVFVRADLNVPMSDGVITDDGRIRAVLPTVKKLVEADAKVIVASHLGRPKGAPDPAFSLLQAAERLAELLGSPVAFADDTVGPAAHAAVDGLEPGQVAVIENLRFNAGETSKDDAERGEFADRLAALADLYVGDGFGAVHRKHASVYDLPARLPHAVGLLIGTEVGVLKRLTEDVERPYVVVLGGAKVSDKLAVIDNLLGKADRILVGGGMMFTFLAAQGHEVGSSLLQEDQIPVVREYLARAEREGVEFVLPVDARVSGSFPDLKAKAPVEDVEVVGVDAMPAGKMGLDVGPKTEELFAAKLADAKTVFWNGPMGVFEHPAFADGTRAVAQGLLDSDAFTVVGGGDSAAAVRLLGFDETKFGHISTGGGASLEYLEGKTLPGLAALEK
- a CDS encoding RNA polymerase-binding protein RbpA, with amino-acid sequence MASGNAIRGSRVGAGPMGEAERGESAPRLRISFWCANGHETKPSFASDAQIPETWDCPRCGFPAGQDEENPPAPPRTEPYKTHLAYVRERRSDADGEAILAEALAKLRGEI
- a CDS encoding LLM class flavin-dependent oxidoreductase, which encodes MKFSMIFEAQLAHPTPEREHALLHDSVEQAVLAEAVGFDRVWAVEHHSLLRYAHMSASEIFLTWVAARTSRIRIGHGVVTMPFGYQHPLRVAERSAMLDALSGGRVDVGAGRGATAQEMAMFGVRAEDTYPQVEEALRIIAAAWCKEQFEWHGSLDIGPGAVLPRPAQLPHPPLFMACSKHDTLRTAAEYGVGALVLGFAGAQDVREMRAVYDAALASRDGSRLVSTEVNDHFAALCPTIVLDDAAEAYRIGTRGQRFFAESIAHWYGGGPEPAEDAPDEDHAAVMATHERRLVAELHESRVPVRPSATGTFNVDHAYGDAATALAYVEQLAAIGVDEVICLVQMGTVPQEACLETIRQWGEHVIPRFPDRG
- the tpiA gene encoding triose-phosphate isomerase; the protein is MTDVRKPLMAGNWKMNLNHLEAIAHTQKLAFALTDKDYDAVEVAVLAPFTDLRSVQTLIDGDKLKIKYGSQDISAQDSGAYTGEISGPMLSKLKCTYAVIGHSERRQYHGENEEIVNGKVKAAFRNGIVPILCVGEGLDVRKAGNQVSYTLAQLDGALVEVSAEDVEKIVVAYEPVWAIGTGEVATPEDAQEVCGAIRVRLAELYSQEVADKVRVLYGGSVKGSNAAGIMAKPDVDGALIGGASLDPEEFVRIVRYRDQGVS